A genome region from Arthrobacter sp. SLBN-100 includes the following:
- a CDS encoding SDR family NAD(P)-dependent oxidoreductase: MRLFVTGSADGLGRATARTLLENGHDVVVHARSTARLDAVQDLVDSGAAAVVGDLADLEQTRDVAGQVNAIGRMDSVIHNAGVLHSPDIFRVNVVAPYLLTALIERPQRLVYVSSGMHRGGHADLSRLEADTGKVTYSDSKLYLTAVAAAVARLWPDVLSNAVDPGWVPTRMGGAGAPDDLRLGHLTQEWLATSDDPAARTSGGYWFHQNREKPHHAARDERFQNELLDRLADVTGERLD, from the coding sequence ATGCGCCTATTTGTGACCGGCTCTGCTGACGGGCTGGGACGGGCTACGGCCCGGACACTTTTGGAGAACGGCCACGACGTGGTTGTGCATGCACGGAGCACTGCCCGGCTGGATGCCGTCCAGGATCTGGTGGACAGCGGGGCCGCAGCCGTGGTGGGCGACCTGGCGGACCTGGAACAGACGCGTGACGTCGCCGGGCAAGTCAACGCGATCGGTCGCATGGATTCCGTCATCCACAATGCGGGAGTGCTGCACAGCCCGGACATCTTCCGGGTGAACGTTGTGGCCCCGTACCTCCTCACCGCGCTCATCGAACGCCCGCAGCGGCTGGTCTATGTCAGCAGCGGGATGCACCGCGGCGGCCACGCCGACCTCAGCAGGCTCGAAGCGGACACGGGGAAGGTGACCTACTCGGACAGCAAGCTCTACCTCACAGCCGTGGCAGCCGCCGTCGCCCGTTTATGGCCGGACGTCCTCAGCAACGCGGTCGATCCCGGCTGGGTGCCCACCCGGATGGGCGGTGCTGGGGCACCTGATGACCTGCGCCTCGGCCACCTGACCCAGGAGTGGCTCGCCACGAGCGATGACCCGGCGGCGCGCACCAGCGGGGGCTACTGGTTCCACCAAAACCGGGAGAAGCCGCATCATGCAGCCCGCGACGAGCGGTTCCAGAATGAACTCCTGGACCGCCTGGCCGATGTCACCGGCGAGCGCCTGGACTGA
- a CDS encoding MOSC domain-containing protein yields the protein MAEHYRYDVQILHLLVSPGHAYFGRAKDGPADVPTLDAHTAEVVAGKGIVGDRFFGKAAHMDAAVTLFAVEALEAIAAELEAGPFDPLATRRNVILRGAHLAPLLGQDFALESGESMVEFHGGRPAHPCAWMNEVLAPGAHAAMRGRGGIRCRALSSGSLHRGPAVLVSPVPLDPEQAGVPSLLRPGRLP from the coding sequence ATGGCCGAACACTACCGGTACGACGTCCAGATCCTGCACCTGCTGGTGTCACCGGGGCATGCCTACTTTGGGCGGGCAAAGGACGGCCCCGCGGACGTGCCGACGCTGGACGCCCATACGGCTGAAGTGGTGGCGGGCAAGGGCATCGTTGGTGACCGCTTCTTTGGAAAGGCCGCGCACATGGACGCTGCGGTGACCCTGTTCGCCGTCGAGGCCCTCGAGGCTATAGCCGCCGAGCTGGAGGCGGGGCCGTTTGATCCCCTGGCCACCCGGCGGAATGTGATCCTGCGCGGTGCCCACCTGGCTCCGCTGCTGGGCCAGGACTTCGCGCTCGAATCCGGGGAATCCATGGTGGAGTTCCACGGCGGGCGGCCCGCGCACCCGTGCGCCTGGATGAACGAGGTGCTCGCGCCGGGAGCCCACGCCGCGATGCGGGGCAGGGGTGGCATCCGCTGCCGGGCACTCTCCAGCGGCAGCCTGCACCGCGGGCCGGCGGTACTGGTCAGCCCTGTCCCGCTGGATCCTGAGCAGGCCGGGGTGCCGAGCCTGCTGCGGCCGGGCCGACTGCCGTAG
- a CDS encoding DUF7793 family protein, producing the protein MEPIAVDGGKGTVELGADGIIHLVWQPGIVLEGDDVHAAMARVDEISEGSEYPMLVDMGVTKAVTRQAKSAFQIPCAASRIALLGSSPVDRIIANFTIERQTLPCPTRFFTSRDEALVWLLHPAVP; encoded by the coding sequence GTGGAACCAATCGCTGTAGACGGCGGCAAGGGCACCGTAGAACTCGGCGCCGACGGAATTATTCACCTTGTCTGGCAACCCGGGATCGTTCTGGAAGGCGATGACGTGCACGCTGCCATGGCAAGGGTCGATGAAATTTCCGAAGGGTCCGAATACCCGATGCTGGTGGACATGGGGGTTACAAAGGCAGTGACCCGCCAGGCCAAGTCTGCCTTCCAGATCCCCTGTGCAGCTTCCCGAATTGCCTTGCTTGGCTCAAGTCCAGTGGACCGCATCATTGCCAACTTCACCATTGAACGGCAGACACTGCCATGTCCCACACGCTTCTTCACTTCCCGTGATGAAGCACTGGTATGGCTTCTGCATCCCGCGGTTCCCTGA
- a CDS encoding VOC family protein, with protein MAIKLENVGIAVRDLEEAIAFFTDLGLTVIGRDTVSGEWTDTAVGLDGNHAKIAMLQTPDGHGQLELFEYIHPEAIESHPTRPNEIGMHRVAFSVDDIDKSLEIAARHGCHPLRGVATYGDVYKLTYLRGPSGILVMLAEKLQKD; from the coding sequence ATGGCCATCAAACTGGAAAACGTTGGTATCGCCGTTCGCGATCTTGAGGAAGCCATCGCTTTTTTCACAGATCTCGGCCTGACGGTTATCGGCCGTGACACTGTCAGCGGCGAGTGGACCGATACTGCCGTGGGGCTTGATGGCAACCACGCCAAGATTGCGATGCTCCAGACCCCTGACGGTCACGGCCAGCTGGAGCTCTTCGAATACATCCACCCCGAAGCAATCGAGTCGCACCCGACCCGCCCCAACGAAATCGGCATGCACCGGGTGGCCTTTTCGGTGGATGACATCGACAAAAGCCTTGAGATAGCTGCCAGGCACGGGTGCCATCCGCTGCGCGGCGTGGCAACCTATGGCGACGTCTACAAACTGACGTACCTCCGCGGTCCCAGCGGAATCCTCGTGATGCTCGCCGAGAAGCTGCAGAAGGACTGA
- a CDS encoding ATP-binding cassette domain-containing protein, translating into MSTDTSTDPRTNGLHVADTHDLIRVQGARENNLKDVSVELPKRRLTVFTGVSGSGKSSLVFATIAAESQRMINETYSAFVQGFMPSLARPDVDFLEGLTTAIIVDQERMGANPRSTVGTATDANAMLRILFSRLGSPYIGPPTAFSFNVPTRKASGVMSTERSGGRVEKAVVQQAVYLGGMCPRCEGMGAVSDIDRTALYDDEKSLGDGALLVPGYSMDGWYGRLFEGVGLPMDRPISKFTKKQLETMLYAEPTKIKVEGVNLTFEGIIPKIQKSMLSKDPEAMQPHVRRFVERAVTFQTCPECDGTRLTREALSSRVNGRNIAELCRMQISDLAGWIRGLKDPSVAPLLKGLQHLLDSFSDIGLGYLSLDRPAGTLSGGEAQRTKMIRHLGSSLTDVTYVFDEPTIGLHPHDIERMNQLLLQLRDKGNTVLVVEHKPETIAIADHVVDLGPGAGSAGGTVCFEGTVEGLRESDTITGHHLGDRASLKAAVREVSGALEVRGASAHNLQAVDVDIPLGVLTVVTGVAGSGKSSLIQGSVAKREGVVVIDQGAIKGSRRSNPATYTGLLEPIRKAFAKANGVKPALFSSNSEGACPTCNGAGVIFTELGVMATVESPCEDCEGRRFQASVLEYTLGGKNIADVLAMSVTEAAAFFADGEAKTPAARTVLDRLEDVGLGYLSLGQPLTTLSGGERQRLKLATQMAEKGDVYVLDEPTTGLHLADVENLLGLLDRLVDSGKSVIVIEHHQAVMAHADWIIDLGPGAGHDGGRIVFEGTPAELVADASTLTGKHLAAYVGA; encoded by the coding sequence ATGAGCACGGACACCAGTACTGATCCCCGGACCAACGGGCTGCACGTTGCCGACACCCACGACCTCATCCGCGTGCAGGGTGCGCGGGAAAACAACCTCAAGGACGTCAGCGTCGAGTTGCCCAAGCGCCGGCTGACGGTGTTCACCGGCGTGTCCGGCTCGGGCAAGAGCTCCCTGGTGTTCGCCACCATTGCTGCCGAGTCGCAGCGGATGATCAACGAAACCTACAGCGCGTTCGTCCAGGGCTTCATGCCGTCGCTGGCCCGGCCCGACGTGGACTTCCTGGAAGGGCTCACGACGGCGATCATCGTGGACCAGGAGCGGATGGGCGCCAACCCGCGCTCCACCGTAGGCACTGCCACCGACGCGAACGCCATGCTGCGCATCCTCTTCAGCCGGCTTGGCTCGCCATACATTGGCCCGCCGACGGCGTTCTCCTTCAACGTGCCCACCCGCAAGGCCAGCGGTGTGATGTCCACGGAGAGGAGTGGCGGCCGGGTGGAGAAGGCAGTGGTCCAGCAGGCCGTCTACCTGGGCGGCATGTGCCCGCGGTGCGAGGGCATGGGAGCCGTCAGCGACATTGACCGGACGGCGCTGTACGACGACGAAAAGTCCCTCGGCGACGGAGCACTGCTTGTTCCGGGCTACTCGATGGACGGCTGGTACGGCCGGCTGTTCGAGGGCGTCGGCTTGCCCATGGACAGGCCGATCTCGAAGTTCACCAAGAAGCAGCTGGAGACGATGCTGTACGCCGAGCCCACCAAGATCAAGGTGGAGGGCGTCAACCTGACGTTCGAGGGGATCATCCCCAAGATCCAGAAGTCCATGCTGTCCAAGGACCCCGAAGCGATGCAGCCGCACGTACGCCGGTTCGTGGAGCGGGCGGTCACCTTCCAGACCTGCCCGGAGTGTGACGGCACCCGGCTGACCCGGGAGGCGCTGTCCTCCAGGGTCAACGGCAGGAACATCGCCGAGCTGTGCCGGATGCAGATCAGCGACCTTGCCGGGTGGATCCGCGGCCTGAAGGACCCGTCCGTGGCTCCGCTGCTCAAGGGCCTCCAGCACCTGCTCGATTCGTTCTCCGACATCGGCCTGGGCTACCTCAGCCTGGACCGTCCCGCAGGCACGCTCTCCGGCGGCGAGGCCCAGCGCACCAAGATGATCCGGCACCTCGGGTCCTCGCTCACCGATGTCACGTATGTCTTCGATGAGCCCACCATCGGGCTGCACCCGCACGACATCGAGCGGATGAACCAGCTGCTGCTGCAGCTGCGGGACAAGGGCAACACCGTGCTGGTGGTGGAGCACAAGCCGGAGACCATCGCCATCGCCGACCACGTCGTTGACCTCGGTCCCGGGGCCGGCAGCGCCGGCGGCACTGTCTGTTTTGAGGGCACGGTGGAGGGCCTCCGGGAAAGCGATACCATCACGGGGCACCACCTGGGGGACCGCGCGTCGCTCAAGGCCGCGGTCCGGGAGGTCTCCGGCGCGCTCGAAGTCCGCGGCGCGTCGGCGCACAACCTGCAGGCGGTCGACGTCGACATCCCCCTGGGTGTCCTGACGGTGGTGACGGGCGTGGCCGGCTCGGGCAAGAGTTCACTGATCCAAGGTTCCGTGGCCAAGCGCGAGGGCGTGGTGGTGATCGACCAGGGCGCCATCAAGGGGTCCCGCCGCAGCAACCCGGCCACCTACACCGGCCTGCTGGAGCCCATCCGCAAGGCGTTCGCGAAGGCCAACGGGGTGAAGCCGGCGCTGTTCAGCTCGAACTCCGAAGGAGCCTGCCCCACCTGCAACGGTGCCGGCGTCATCTTCACCGAGCTGGGCGTGATGGCCACGGTGGAGTCACCGTGCGAGGACTGCGAGGGCCGCCGCTTCCAGGCATCGGTGCTGGAATACACCCTCGGCGGCAAGAACATCGCCGACGTCCTGGCCATGTCCGTGACGGAGGCCGCTGCCTTCTTCGCCGACGGCGAGGCCAAAACACCGGCCGCGCGCACCGTCCTTGACCGGCTCGAAGACGTGGGGCTGGGCTACCTCAGCCTCGGCCAGCCGCTCACCACACTGTCCGGCGGCGAGCGCCAGCGGCTCAAGCTCGCCACCCAGATGGCCGAGAAAGGCGACGTGTACGTCCTGGACGAGCCCACCACCGGCCTGCACCTTGCCGACGTGGAGAACCTGCTGGGCCTGCTGGACCGGCTGGTTGATTCCGGCAAGTCCGTGATCGTCATCGAGCACCACCAGGCGGTGATGGCGCACGCTGACTGGATTATCGACCTGGGCCCGGGAGCAGGGCACGACGGCGGGCGGATCGTTTTCGAGGGCACGCCGGCGGAGCTGGTGGCTGACGCTTCGACGCTCACCGGCAAGCACCTGGCCGCATATGTCGGAGCCTGA
- a CDS encoding VOC family protein, with translation MTAMDITINSTFLPHTDPDASLAFYRDALGFEVRNDVGRGTMRWITVGPAGQPDVSIVLHPPAVDPGITDDERRTIAEMMAKGTYATVVLSAPDVDAAFASVEASGADVVQEPVDQPYGIRDCAFRDPAGNTVRINQQP, from the coding sequence ATGACTGCCATGGACATCACCATCAACTCAACCTTCCTTCCGCACACCGATCCCGACGCCTCATTGGCGTTCTACCGCGACGCCCTGGGCTTCGAGGTCCGCAACGATGTTGGCCGCGGCACCATGCGCTGGATCACCGTGGGCCCGGCGGGCCAGCCGGACGTCTCCATCGTCCTGCACCCGCCGGCCGTGGATCCGGGCATCACCGATGACGAACGCCGCACCATCGCCGAGATGATGGCCAAGGGCACTTACGCCACCGTCGTCCTGTCCGCGCCGGACGTGGACGCCGCGTTCGCTTCGGTGGAGGCGAGCGGGGCCGACGTCGTCCAGGAACCCGTGGACCAGCCCTACGGCATCCGCGACTGTGCCTTCCGCGACCCGGCCGGCAACACCGTCCGCATCAACCAGCAGCCCTGA
- a CDS encoding helix-turn-helix transcriptional regulator, with protein MTTAPVSDARLRELRDLRRVKDRIDREYAQPLDVESLARGVHMSAGHLSRRFKAAYQESPYSYLMTRRIERAMALLRRGDLSVTEVCFAVGCSSLGTFSTRFTELVGMPPSVYKQEAAVSTAGIPACVAKQVTRPVRNREAPAREPQLA; from the coding sequence GTGACCACCGCCCCCGTCTCCGATGCACGCCTGCGTGAACTCCGGGACCTTCGCCGTGTCAAGGACCGGATCGACCGGGAATACGCGCAGCCGCTGGACGTCGAATCCCTGGCCCGCGGCGTGCACATGTCCGCCGGGCACCTGAGCCGCCGCTTCAAGGCGGCGTACCAGGAATCGCCCTACAGCTACCTCATGACCCGGCGCATCGAACGCGCCATGGCGCTGCTGCGCCGGGGTGACCTTTCCGTCACGGAGGTGTGTTTCGCCGTCGGCTGCTCCTCGCTGGGAACCTTCAGCACCCGCTTCACCGAACTGGTGGGCATGCCGCCCAGCGTCTACAAACAGGAAGCAGCGGTGTCGACGGCGGGCATCCCCGCCTGCGTGGCGAAACAGGTCACCAGACCGGTCAGGAATCGAGAAGCGCCCGCCCGGGAGCCGCAACTAGCATGA
- a CDS encoding Gfo/Idh/MocA family protein has protein sequence MGKPLKVGIVGCGAIIAQYLTNFRKLQDLELVAVADLDMARARAVAEQYEGVRAVSVDELLAADDVELVLNLTIPAAHAEVALKAIAAGKSVYGEKPLAATTAEARTVLDAAREAGVAVGCAPDTVLGTGIQTARKAIDDGLIGAPISASATMVTPGHERWHPNPDFYYQPGGGPLLDMGPYYVTALVTLLGPVVSVVGAASHTRNERTIGSGPRQGEKVPVAIDSHVTGVLTHASGALSTLFMSFDAVKSKSPNIEIHGERGSLVVPDPNHFDGEVQLFSLGAEDWETLPVSAGYVDAGRGFGIADLASTPEGAEPRAGGTLAYHALEVMESVLESAHSGSAVRIQSTVARPDTVELTVLTEDVDALQAQEAAS, from the coding sequence GTGGGCAAGCCGTTGAAAGTAGGAATCGTTGGCTGCGGAGCCATCATCGCGCAGTACCTCACCAACTTCCGCAAACTCCAGGACCTCGAACTCGTGGCCGTCGCGGACCTGGACATGGCACGTGCCCGGGCCGTGGCGGAGCAGTACGAAGGCGTCCGGGCTGTCTCGGTTGACGAGCTCCTTGCGGCGGACGACGTCGAACTGGTCCTGAACCTGACCATCCCCGCAGCGCACGCTGAGGTGGCGCTGAAGGCCATCGCAGCGGGCAAAAGCGTGTACGGCGAGAAGCCCCTTGCCGCCACAACCGCGGAGGCGCGCACCGTGCTGGACGCAGCCCGCGAGGCGGGCGTCGCCGTCGGCTGCGCCCCGGACACGGTACTGGGCACCGGCATCCAGACGGCCCGCAAGGCGATCGATGACGGCCTGATCGGCGCACCCATCTCCGCCTCAGCCACCATGGTGACACCCGGCCATGAGCGCTGGCACCCGAACCCGGACTTCTACTACCAGCCCGGCGGCGGCCCGCTCCTGGACATGGGCCCCTACTACGTGACCGCCCTGGTCACCCTGCTCGGCCCCGTCGTGTCGGTGGTGGGCGCCGCGAGCCACACCCGCAACGAACGCACCATCGGTTCCGGCCCCCGCCAGGGCGAAAAGGTCCCCGTTGCCATCGACTCCCACGTCACCGGGGTCCTGACCCACGCCTCCGGCGCACTCTCCACCCTGTTCATGAGCTTCGACGCCGTGAAGTCCAAGTCGCCGAACATCGAGATCCACGGGGAGCGCGGATCGCTGGTAGTCCCGGACCCCAACCACTTTGACGGCGAGGTCCAGCTGTTCTCCTTGGGCGCCGAGGACTGGGAGACCCTCCCCGTGTCCGCCGGCTACGTTGACGCCGGGCGCGGCTTCGGCATCGCCGACCTCGCTTCCACCCCCGAGGGCGCCGAGCCCCGCGCGGGCGGAACGCTGGCCTACCATGCCCTTGAAGTCATGGAATCGGTGCTCGAATCAGCCCACAGCGGCTCGGCAGTACGTATCCAGAGCACGGTGGCGCGGCCGGACACCGTCGAGTTGACTGTCCTCACCGAGGACGTGGACGCGCTCCAGGCCCAGGAGGCCGCTTCCTAG
- a CDS encoding ThuA domain-containing protein, with protein sequence MTENKTALVVRGGWDGHQPYEATELFIPFLKDNGYDVRVEESPKVYADAAYMAGVDLIMQCMTMTTIEKDEFAGLRAAVENGTGLAGWHGGIADSYRNNSDYLHLVGGQFACHPGKHPDECIGEQSDNYVPYTVNMIPAAAEHPITKGIQDFDLVTEQYWVLSDDYIDVLATTTQKVREWDPWNRKVTSPAIWTRQWGKGRIFVATPGHRVEILQDTNVRTIIERGLLWASR encoded by the coding sequence ATGACCGAAAATAAAACAGCCCTGGTGGTCCGCGGCGGCTGGGACGGACACCAGCCCTACGAGGCCACCGAGCTCTTCATCCCCTTCCTCAAGGACAACGGCTACGACGTCCGGGTCGAAGAATCACCCAAGGTCTACGCCGACGCCGCATACATGGCAGGCGTGGACCTGATCATGCAGTGCATGACCATGACCACCATCGAAAAGGACGAGTTCGCCGGGCTGCGCGCCGCCGTCGAAAACGGCACCGGCCTGGCCGGCTGGCACGGCGGGATTGCCGATTCCTACCGGAACAACTCCGACTACCTCCACCTGGTCGGCGGCCAGTTCGCCTGCCACCCTGGCAAGCACCCGGACGAGTGCATCGGCGAGCAGTCGGACAACTACGTGCCCTACACCGTGAACATGATCCCCGCAGCCGCTGAGCACCCCATCACCAAGGGCATCCAGGACTTCGACCTGGTCACCGAACAGTACTGGGTCCTCTCCGACGACTACATCGACGTCCTGGCCACCACCACGCAGAAGGTCCGGGAATGGGACCCCTGGAACCGCAAAGTCACCTCCCCCGCCATCTGGACCCGTCAATGGGGCAAGGGCCGCATCTTCGTCGCCACCCCCGGCCACCGGGTCGAAATCCTCCAGGACACCAACGTCCGCACCATCATCGAAAGGGGCCTGCTGTGGGCAAGCCGTTGA
- a CDS encoding sugar phosphate isomerase/epimerase family protein produces MTRPITLFTGQWADLPFEEVARLAGEWGFDGLEIACWGDHLDPRRAAEDDNYLQGRLDILEKNNLQVFAIANHLTGQAVCDDPIDERHRGILSAEIWGNGEAEGVRRRAAESMKDTARAAARLGVKTVTAFTGSSIWKAVAMFPPASEAMIDAGYQDFADRWNPILDVFDEEGVRFALEVHPSEIAYDYWTAKRTLEAIGHRKSFGLNFDPSHFIWQDLDPVMFLQDFAEHILHVHVKESVRQLDGRNGRLGSHLAWADPRRGWDFVTAGHGDVQWNRIFRTLNAIGYDGPTSIEWEDAGMDRLIGAPQALAMVQELARIAPPAAAFDAAFSSR; encoded by the coding sequence ATGACACGACCAATCACGCTTTTTACCGGCCAGTGGGCCGACCTGCCCTTTGAGGAGGTGGCCCGGCTCGCCGGCGAGTGGGGCTTTGACGGGCTCGAGATTGCCTGCTGGGGCGACCACCTGGACCCGCGCCGCGCGGCGGAGGACGACAACTACCTCCAGGGCCGGCTGGACATCCTGGAGAAGAACAACCTGCAGGTCTTCGCCATCGCCAACCACCTCACCGGCCAGGCCGTCTGCGATGACCCCATCGATGAGCGCCACCGGGGCATCCTCTCCGCGGAAATCTGGGGCAACGGCGAAGCGGAAGGAGTGCGACGCCGGGCCGCCGAGTCGATGAAGGACACCGCGCGGGCAGCCGCCCGCCTCGGCGTGAAGACCGTCACCGCGTTCACCGGCTCCTCCATCTGGAAGGCGGTCGCCATGTTCCCGCCCGCCTCCGAAGCAATGATCGACGCCGGCTACCAGGACTTCGCGGACCGGTGGAACCCCATCCTGGACGTCTTTGACGAGGAGGGCGTCCGGTTCGCCCTGGAAGTCCACCCGTCCGAAATCGCCTACGACTACTGGACCGCGAAACGCACCCTGGAGGCGATCGGGCACCGCAAGAGCTTCGGGCTGAACTTCGACCCGTCCCACTTCATCTGGCAGGACCTGGACCCGGTGATGTTCCTGCAGGATTTCGCGGAACACATCCTCCACGTCCATGTGAAGGAATCCGTACGCCAGCTTGACGGCCGCAACGGACGCCTCGGCTCCCACCTGGCCTGGGCGGATCCCCGGCGCGGCTGGGACTTCGTCACCGCAGGGCACGGGGACGTGCAGTGGAACCGGATCTTCCGGACCCTGAACGCCATCGGCTACGACGGCCCCACCAGCATCGAATGGGAGGACGCCGGAATGGACCGCCTCATCGGCGCCCCGCAGGCACTGGCCATGGTCCAGGAACTCGCCCGGATCGCCCCGCCCGCAGCCGCGTTCGACGCCGCCTTCTCCAGCCGCTGA
- a CDS encoding Gfo/Idh/MocA family protein encodes MTETKPLRVGMVGYAFMGAAHSHAWRTAPRFFDLPLQPQLTAVAGRNADGVRAAADKLGWESVETDWRRLIERDDIDLIDICTPGDTHAEIAIAALEAGKHVLCEKPLANSVDEAERMVLAAETAAKQGIASMCGFSYRRTPALALAKRFVEQGRLGDIRHVRAQYLQDWLSDENAPMTWRLDKSKSGSGSLGDIGAHSIDAAQWVTGQNITGVSALLQTFVPERPLAGDLVGLGGHGDVGSEAPRGKVTVDDAAIFSARFDGGTASAGAVGVFEATRYALGRKNAMRLEVNGTKGSLAFDFEEMNVLSFYDAAESPDAGFRRILVTEPEHPYVGNWWPTGHGLGYEHGFTHQVVDLVTAIGERRQPEPSFAEALQVQRVLAAVESSAANSSQWQKV; translated from the coding sequence ATGACCGAAACCAAACCCCTGCGCGTAGGCATGGTGGGCTACGCCTTCATGGGCGCCGCCCATTCCCACGCCTGGCGCACGGCACCACGGTTCTTCGACCTGCCGCTGCAGCCCCAGCTCACCGCAGTGGCCGGAAGGAATGCCGACGGCGTGCGGGCCGCAGCAGACAAGCTTGGCTGGGAATCGGTTGAGACAGACTGGCGCCGCCTGATCGAGCGTGACGACATCGACCTGATCGACATCTGCACGCCGGGCGACACCCACGCCGAGATAGCGATTGCCGCCCTTGAAGCCGGAAAGCATGTGCTGTGTGAGAAACCCCTCGCTAATTCCGTGGACGAGGCCGAAAGGATGGTCCTCGCCGCGGAGACCGCGGCGAAGCAGGGCATCGCCTCGATGTGCGGCTTCAGCTACCGGCGCACCCCTGCCCTGGCACTGGCCAAGCGGTTTGTAGAGCAGGGCAGGCTCGGGGACATCCGGCACGTCCGGGCCCAGTATCTGCAGGACTGGCTGTCCGACGAGAATGCCCCCATGACCTGGCGGCTGGACAAGAGCAAGTCCGGGTCAGGCTCCCTCGGTGACATCGGGGCGCACAGCATCGACGCCGCCCAGTGGGTCACCGGACAGAACATCACCGGCGTCTCGGCACTGCTCCAAACCTTCGTCCCGGAGCGCCCGCTCGCGGGTGACCTGGTTGGCCTGGGCGGGCACGGCGACGTCGGCAGCGAGGCACCCCGGGGAAAGGTCACCGTGGACGACGCGGCCATCTTCAGCGCCCGGTTCGACGGCGGCACTGCTTCCGCGGGCGCCGTCGGCGTCTTTGAAGCCACCCGTTACGCACTGGGCCGGAAGAACGCCATGCGCCTGGAAGTCAACGGAACCAAAGGCTCCCTGGCCTTCGACTTCGAGGAAATGAACGTCCTGTCCTTCTACGACGCGGCAGAGTCCCCCGACGCCGGTTTCCGCCGGATCCTCGTCACCGAGCCCGAGCACCCGTATGTAGGGAACTGGTGGCCCACCGGCCACGGACTGGGATACGAGCACGGCTTCACCCACCAGGTGGTGGACCTCGTCACCGCGATCGGTGAACGGCGCCAGCCGGAACCCTCCTTCGCCGAGGCCCTCCAGGTCCAGCGCGTCCTGGCAGCCGTGGAGTCCAGCGCCGCCAACTCCAGCCAGTGGCAAAAAGTCTGA
- a CDS encoding carbohydrate ABC transporter permease, translating into MSTVLKSSTEEAASGSPTNASRPKRGLGQRLSRLNIPGGLGGWIWLAIIILPIYYVVITSLKTQAGYFGQNPLAVPTSPTLENYQLVLEKDFATYFMNSAIVTLGSVIPTVLISFMASFAIVRGSGRFLKLVNGMFLMGLAIPLQATIIPIYLMIIRLNLYDSLLALMLPSIAFAIPLTVLILSNFIRDVPNELFESMRLDGCSEWQTMWRLALPLTRPAIVTVAIYNGLHVWNGFLLPLVLTQSPGLRVLPLGLWTFQGEFSVNIPAVLASVVLSTLPILVLYVIGRRQLLAGLTAGFSK; encoded by the coding sequence GTGAGCACCGTATTGAAAAGCAGCACGGAGGAGGCTGCCTCCGGCTCCCCCACCAACGCCTCAAGGCCCAAGCGGGGCCTCGGCCAACGGCTGAGCCGGCTCAACATCCCGGGAGGACTGGGCGGCTGGATCTGGCTGGCCATCATCATCCTGCCGATCTACTACGTGGTCATCACCAGCCTGAAGACCCAGGCCGGCTACTTCGGCCAGAATCCCCTCGCGGTGCCCACGTCACCGACGCTGGAGAACTACCAGCTGGTTCTGGAGAAGGATTTCGCAACGTACTTCATGAACAGCGCCATCGTCACGCTCGGTTCCGTGATTCCCACCGTGCTGATTTCCTTCATGGCCTCGTTCGCGATCGTCCGCGGCAGCGGGAGGTTCCTCAAGCTGGTCAACGGCATGTTCCTCATGGGGCTGGCCATCCCGCTCCAGGCAACGATTATCCCCATCTACCTGATGATCATCCGGCTAAACCTGTACGACAGCCTGCTGGCCCTGATGCTGCCATCCATCGCCTTTGCCATCCCGCTGACGGTGCTGATCCTGTCCAACTTCATCCGCGACGTGCCGAACGAATTGTTCGAATCCATGCGGCTGGACGGCTGCAGTGAATGGCAGACCATGTGGCGGCTGGCCCTGCCGCTGACCCGCCCTGCCATCGTGACCGTCGCAATCTATAACGGCCTGCATGTCTGGAACGGCTTCCTGCTTCCGCTGGTCCTCACCCAGAGCCCGGGCCTGCGGGTCCTTCCCCTGGGTTTGTGGACGTTCCAGGGGGAGTTCAGCGTCAACATCCCGGCCGTGCTTGCCTCGGTGGTGCTCAGTACGTTGCCGATCCTGGTGCTCTACGTCATAGGCCGCCGCCAGCTGCTCGCCGGCCTCACCGCCGGCTTCAGCAAGTAG